A part of Caretta caretta isolate rCarCar2 chromosome 1, rCarCar1.hap1, whole genome shotgun sequence genomic DNA contains:
- the OPN1SW gene encoding short-wave-sensitive opsin 1, producing the protein MSGEEDFYLFENISSVGPWDGPQYHIAPLWAFYFQTAFMGFVFFAGVPLNAIVLVVTIKYKKLRQPLNYILVNICLGGFIFCTFSVFTVFIASSQGYFIFGRQVCALEAFLGSVAGLVTGWSLAFLAFERYIVICKPFGNFRFSSKHALMAVAATWVIGIGVSIPPYFGWSRFIPEGLQCSCGPDWYTVGTKYRSEYYTWFLFIFCFVVPFSLICFSYSQLLGALRAVAAQQQESATTQKAEREVSRMVVVMVGSFCVCWVPYAAMAMYIVNNRNHGLDLRLVTVPAFFSKSSCVYNPIIYCFMNKQFRACIMETVCGKPITDESDVSSSAQKTEVSSVSSSQVSPS; encoded by the exons ATGTCGGGGGAAGAAGACTTTTACCTCTTTGAGAACATCTCCTCGGTGGGGCCCTGGGACGGGCCCCAGTACCACATCGCCCCGCTCTGGGCCTTCTACTTCCAGACGGCCTTCATGGGCTTCGTGTTCTTCGCCGGCGTGCCCCTCAACGCCATCGTCCTCGTGGTCACCATCAAGTACAAGAAGCTGCGCCAGCCGCTCAACTACATCCTGGTCAACATCTGCCTGGGGGGTTTCATCTTCTGCACCTTCTCCGTCTTCACGGTCTTCATCGCCAGCTCCCAGGGCTACTTCATCTTCGGGCGGCAAGTCTGCGCCCTGGAGGCCTTCCTCGGCTCGGTCGCAG GCCTGGTCACCGGGTGGTCCCTGGCCTTCCTGGCCTTTGAGCGCTATATCGTCATCTGCAAGCCCTTCGGGAACTTCCGCTTCAGCTCCAAGCACGCCCTGATGGCGGTGGCGGCCACCTGGGTCATCGGCATCGGTGTCTCCATCCCACCCTACTTCGGGTGGAGCCG GTTCATCCCCGAAGGCCTGCAGTGCTCGTGCGGCCCAGACTGGTACACGGTGGGGACCAAGTACAGGAGTGAATACTACACCTGGTTCCTCTTCATCTTCTGCTTCGTCGTGCCCTTCTCGCTCATCTGCTTCTCCTACTCCCAGCTGCTGGGCGCCCTGCGAGCC GTAGCGGCCCAGCAGCAAGAGTCAGCCACCACCCAGAAGGCGGAGAGGGAGGTGTCCCgcatggtggtggtgatggtgggctCCTTCTGCGTCTGttgggtgccctacgcagccatGGCCATGTATATAGTGAACAACCGCAACCACGGCCTCGACTTGCGCCTCGTCACCGTCCCTGCCTTCTTCTCCAAGAGCTCCTGTGTCTATAACCCCATCATCTACTGCTTCATGAACAAACAG TTCCGCGCATGCATCATGGAGACGGTGTGTGGGAAACCCATCACGGACGAGTCCGACGTGTCCAGCTCCGCCCAGAAAACCGAGGTCTCGTCCGtctcctccagccaggtcagCCCCAGCTGA